One window from the genome of Enterococcus haemoperoxidus ATCC BAA-382 encodes:
- a CDS encoding AI-2E family transporter: MFEKLRQSKLFFWSAELLVIATLIFVSSKINFIFTPIGTFFSTLFAPVLVAGFLYYILNPIVNLLMKTNMKRIFAILIVFLLLIVALVLLLVSVIPSLVSQLSSLASNMPDVFKGVEAWVYQMAELPIFKDFDLPKYIDQLDISYGNIIQQFISGLSSSLGSIVSTVASTTIIIVTAPFILFYMLKDGDRIVPGVKRFLPEKRQDDIVELLGKLNKTLSSYISGQAIECLFVATFTVIGYSLIGVRYAFLFGVIAGVTNLIPYLGPYIGLAPAVFVTVFDEPFKALLCCLVVLIVQQIDGNIIYPNVIGKSLQIHPLTIIIILLVAGNIAGLLGIFLAVPFYAVCKTIVVHVYTMYSQTKATEEPAVEIAGEINSPPSKEK; encoded by the coding sequence TTGTTTGAAAAATTAAGACAGTCAAAATTATTTTTTTGGTCAGCAGAATTATTGGTGATTGCAACGCTGATTTTTGTATCATCAAAGATCAATTTTATCTTTACACCGATAGGAACATTCTTTTCAACATTATTTGCCCCAGTTTTGGTAGCTGGTTTTTTGTATTATATTTTAAATCCAATCGTCAATTTATTGATGAAAACGAATATGAAACGAATTTTTGCGATTTTGATCGTATTTTTACTTTTGATTGTAGCACTTGTATTGCTTTTAGTAAGTGTGATTCCAAGCTTGGTTTCGCAACTATCTAGTTTGGCTTCTAACATGCCGGATGTATTTAAAGGGGTTGAGGCGTGGGTTTATCAAATGGCTGAGTTGCCTATTTTTAAAGATTTTGACTTGCCCAAATATATTGATCAACTGGATATTTCTTATGGCAATATTATTCAACAGTTTATTAGCGGATTATCCAGTAGTTTAGGTTCAATCGTATCAACGGTTGCCTCAACGACGATCATTATTGTTACAGCTCCATTCATTTTATTTTATATGTTAAAAGATGGAGATCGCATAGTTCCAGGAGTTAAAAGATTTTTACCTGAAAAGCGCCAAGATGACATTGTTGAATTATTAGGTAAATTGAATAAAACCTTATCAAGTTATATTAGTGGTCAGGCGATTGAATGTTTATTCGTTGCAACATTTACTGTTATCGGTTATTCATTGATCGGTGTCCGTTATGCATTTTTATTTGGCGTAATTGCTGGTGTGACCAACTTGATTCCATACTTAGGACCATACATCGGTCTTGCCCCTGCAGTTTTTGTCACAGTTTTTGATGAACCGTTTAAAGCATTACTTTGTTGTCTAGTTGTGTTGATCGTACAACAAATCGATGGCAATATTATCTACCCAAATGTGATTGGTAAATCTTTGCAAATTCATCCATTGACGATTATTATTATTTTACTTGTCGCAGGAAATATTGCTGGACTTTTAGGTATTTTCTTAGCAGTACCATTTTATGCAGTCTGTAAAACAATTGTTGTCCATGTTTATACGATGTATAGCCAAACTAAAGCAACAGAAGAACCTGCCGTTGAAATAGCCGGCGAAATAAATTCGCCACCAAGTAAGGAAAAATAG
- a CDS encoding GNAT family N-acetyltransferase yields the protein MKIVHTKDTMSDIYLDAVKIRRQVFMIEQGVPGEIEIDKYEAACIHFVLYGDNNEAIATCRLLPLENGLIKLQRMAVQKDFRGNDYGRLIVASAEQFADEQGYNAITLGAQITALGFYEKMGYTKEGEMFLDAAIEHYQMNKRF from the coding sequence ATGAAAATCGTCCACACTAAAGATACTATGAGTGATATCTACTTAGATGCTGTTAAAATCCGCCGGCAAGTTTTTATGATTGAGCAAGGCGTTCCCGGTGAGATTGAAATTGATAAATACGAAGCGGCTTGTATTCATTTTGTTTTGTATGGTGATAATAACGAAGCTATTGCTACTTGTCGTTTGTTGCCGCTAGAAAATGGATTGATAAAATTACAGCGTATGGCTGTTCAAAAAGATTTTAGAGGGAATGATTATGGGCGTTTGATTGTAGCTAGTGCTGAACAGTTTGCAGACGAGCAAGGATACAATGCGATCACTTTAGGTGCACAAATCACAGCTCTTGGGTTTTATGAGAAAATGGGCTATACCAAGGAAGGCGAAATGTTTCTTGATGCAGCTATTGAACATTATCAGATGAATAAACGATTTTAG
- the bph gene encoding biofilm phosphatase Bph yields MAIPKEGEFVTIQSYKHDGHLHRTWRDTMVLKTSEYSLIGVNDHTLVTESDGRRWVTREPAIVYFHKKYWFNIIAMIREKGVSYYCNLASPYLLDDEALKYIDYDLDIKVFPDGEKRLLDVDEYEFHSKIMDYPEDIDFILKENVKTLVDWINNEKGPFSEAYVDIWYKRYQELSKK; encoded by the coding sequence ATGGCAATTCCAAAAGAAGGTGAATTTGTAACGATCCAAAGTTACAAACACGATGGGCATTTGCATCGAACATGGCGTGATACTATGGTATTAAAAACAAGCGAGTATTCTTTAATCGGCGTGAACGATCATACTTTGGTAACAGAGTCTGATGGACGCCGTTGGGTTACTCGGGAACCAGCTATCGTTTATTTCCATAAAAAATACTGGTTCAACATAATAGCGATGATTAGAGAAAAAGGGGTTTCTTATTACTGCAATTTAGCATCACCTTATCTTTTAGATGATGAAGCATTGAAGTATATTGATTATGATCTGGATATCAAAGTTTTTCCTGATGGCGAAAAACGATTATTGGATGTGGATGAGTATGAATTTCACAGTAAAATTATGGATTATCCAGAAGATATCGATTTTATTCTAAAAGAAAATGTTAAGACGCTAGTCGATTGGATTAATAACGAAAAAGGTCCCTTCTCTGAAGCTTATGTGGATATCTGGTATAAGCGTTATCAAGAGCTGTCAAAGAAATAG
- the mutY gene encoding A/G-specific adenine glycosylase — protein sequence MKNEKYWETWSDDKLQSFQEEFITWYEKEKRNLPWRVNLDPYRIWISEIMLQQTRVDTVIDYYYRFMEWFPTIKDLAEAPDERLLKAWEGLGYYSRARNLKVAAQQIMTEFNGQMPETIEEIRQLKGIGPYTAGAIGSIAFQIPEPAIDGNVMRVVSRLFEISDDIAKPSSRKVFEEAMYKIIDQNRPGDFNQAMMDLGSAICTPTSPKCEECPIQSYCLSYQNNTMTNFPVKSKKLKPKDVYYVGGIIENKEQEFLLSQRSAKGLLANMWLFPIEEVSKERFDFLQKTSVREEQQLSFDFEEPLLVAEEKTAIFEDYSQVVWQKRSLGEVIHIFSHLKWHILVFYGRQTGKLDTGENQIWSKKEDFQNYVFPKPQQKMVELYKQEFKIEE from the coding sequence ATGAAGAATGAAAAATATTGGGAGACGTGGAGTGATGATAAACTCCAGTCATTTCAAGAAGAATTTATCACCTGGTATGAAAAGGAAAAGCGAAATTTACCTTGGCGAGTCAATTTAGATCCATACCGCATTTGGATCTCAGAAATTATGCTGCAGCAAACTCGAGTTGATACAGTGATCGATTACTATTATCGTTTTATGGAGTGGTTTCCGACAATCAAGGATTTAGCTGAAGCACCAGATGAGCGATTGTTAAAAGCTTGGGAAGGTTTAGGTTATTACTCTAGAGCAAGAAATTTAAAAGTTGCAGCGCAACAAATCATGACAGAATTTAATGGTCAGATGCCTGAAACAATTGAAGAAATTCGTCAATTAAAGGGAATTGGACCGTATACGGCAGGTGCAATCGGCAGTATAGCTTTTCAAATCCCGGAACCTGCAATTGATGGCAACGTTATGCGTGTTGTGAGCCGTTTGTTTGAAATCAGTGATGACATTGCCAAACCTAGTAGCCGCAAGGTGTTTGAAGAAGCGATGTATAAAATAATTGATCAAAATCGTCCTGGTGATTTTAACCAAGCTATGATGGACTTAGGTTCAGCAATTTGTACGCCAACGTCGCCAAAGTGCGAAGAATGCCCGATTCAGTCTTATTGTTTGAGCTATCAGAATAATACAATGACGAATTTTCCAGTCAAATCAAAAAAGTTGAAACCAAAAGATGTCTACTATGTCGGTGGAATTATTGAAAATAAAGAGCAAGAATTTTTACTGAGTCAGCGTAGTGCAAAAGGATTATTGGCTAATATGTGGCTATTTCCAATAGAAGAAGTTAGTAAAGAGCGTTTTGATTTTCTACAAAAGACATCGGTTAGAGAAGAGCAACAGTTATCATTTGATTTTGAAGAACCGCTTTTAGTTGCTGAAGAAAAAACAGCAATTTTTGAAGATTATTCTCAAGTTGTTTGGCAAAAGCGATCTCTAGGAGAGGTTATTCATATTTTTAGTCATTTAAAATGGCATATTTTAGTTTTCTATGGACGCCAAACTGGGAAGCTAGATACAGGTGAAAATCAAATTTGGTCAAAAAAAGAAGACTTTCAAAATTATGTTTTTCCGAAGCCTCAGCAAAAAATGGTAGAACTTTATAAACAAGAATTTAAAATAGAAGAATAA
- the recX gene encoding recombination regulator RecX produces METITKITKDKGQFYLIWLSSGEKLRVSEDTLVRQRLLKGQELSDEMVEKIKKAGSYDVGLQMSLNYLSYQLRSKKEILDYLKEKEILPEDRKNIVIRLEEMNLLDDKIFSESYVRTLMRTSDKGPKMIEQQLKRKGLNDEDIQHGLTFYTMDEQVEVAKATAEKAMRRYRTKSFKDALQKVQMHLMQKGFNREVIDLALEELSFEKDEDQELDVIRKEGDKLWEKHRKLDSYKRLMKVKQGLFQKRFDSDLIQQYFDEKELENEE; encoded by the coding sequence ATGGAAACAATCACGAAAATTACAAAAGACAAAGGTCAGTTTTATCTTATCTGGCTATCTTCAGGAGAAAAATTACGTGTATCTGAGGATACCTTAGTCCGACAACGTTTGTTAAAAGGACAAGAATTATCGGATGAAATGGTCGAGAAAATAAAAAAAGCTGGTTCTTATGATGTGGGCTTGCAAATGTCCTTAAATTATTTAAGCTACCAATTACGTTCAAAAAAAGAAATTTTAGATTACTTGAAAGAAAAGGAAATTTTACCAGAAGATCGAAAAAACATCGTGATTCGCTTAGAAGAAATGAACCTTTTAGACGATAAAATATTTAGTGAAAGTTATGTTCGAACCTTAATGCGAACAAGTGATAAAGGACCCAAAATGATTGAACAACAATTAAAACGAAAAGGCTTGAATGACGAAGACATTCAACATGGGTTAACTTTTTATACTATGGACGAACAAGTAGAAGTAGCAAAAGCAACTGCTGAAAAAGCAATGAGACGTTATCGAACAAAGAGTTTCAAAGATGCTTTGCAAAAAGTTCAAATGCATCTGATGCAAAAAGGGTTTAATCGTGAAGTGATCGATTTGGCTTTAGAAGAGTTATCGTTTGAAAAAGATGAAGACCAAGAATTAGATGTGATCAGAAAAGAAGGCGATAAATTATGGGAAAAGCATCGTAAATTAGATTCTTATAAACGCCTAATGAAAGTCAAACAAGGACTTTTCCAAAAACGTTTTGACTCAGATTTGATTCAGCAATATTTTGATGAAAAGGAATTAGAGAATGAAGAATGA
- the rlmD gene encoding 23S rRNA (uracil(1939)-C(5))-methyltransferase RlmD translates to MTTQLLKEGQTIPLKIKRLGINGEGIGYYKKTIVFVPGALPKEDVSVEITKIAPRFVEGQLKKIVKAAPERVVPPCPVYEACGGCQLQHLAYPAQLLFKKDLLKQSLNKFRPRNYEHYHLPKTIGMKNPWNYRNKAQFQLRKIDGEVEAGLYQAESHRLVPIDDCLVQQPATTKVMNALVELLNKYQLPIYNERKNSGIFRTLMVRVGVKTDEVQVVFITQSVKFPQKKALIEEITQHLPEVVSIMQNVQNKRTSIVMGDETIHVWGKESIEEQINEVTFDLSPRAFFQLNPEQTEVLYSEAVKALDLQQNETVVDAYCGVGTIGLSIAKQAKEVRGMDIIPAAIEDAKLNAERLGVTNTHYEVGTAEELLPKWLQSGFKPDAIIVDPPRTGLDQKLLKAILKQPPKKMVYISCNVSTLAKDLVDLAKVFDVKYLQSVDMFPQTARCEVVVKLTKR, encoded by the coding sequence ATGACCACACAACTATTAAAAGAAGGACAAACGATTCCTTTAAAAATAAAACGTTTAGGTATCAACGGTGAAGGCATCGGCTATTATAAAAAGACCATCGTTTTCGTACCTGGTGCTTTACCAAAAGAAGATGTCTCTGTAGAAATCACAAAAATAGCTCCACGTTTTGTGGAAGGGCAATTAAAAAAAATTGTAAAAGCAGCACCTGAACGTGTTGTACCGCCTTGTCCAGTTTACGAAGCCTGTGGTGGATGTCAGCTGCAACATTTGGCTTATCCGGCACAACTACTCTTTAAAAAAGATCTATTAAAACAGTCACTAAATAAGTTCAGACCAAGAAACTATGAACATTACCATTTACCAAAAACAATCGGAATGAAAAATCCTTGGAATTATCGTAATAAAGCACAATTTCAATTGCGGAAAATCGATGGTGAAGTTGAAGCAGGACTTTATCAAGCCGAATCTCATCGTCTAGTTCCAATCGATGATTGTCTCGTTCAACAACCTGCAACAACCAAAGTAATGAATGCTTTGGTAGAATTATTGAACAAATACCAATTACCAATTTATAATGAACGAAAAAATAGCGGCATCTTCCGAACTTTAATGGTTCGTGTCGGTGTTAAAACAGATGAAGTTCAAGTGGTATTTATTACCCAATCCGTAAAATTCCCACAGAAGAAAGCCTTAATTGAGGAGATCACACAACATCTTCCAGAAGTTGTTTCTATTATGCAAAATGTTCAAAACAAAAGAACATCAATTGTTATGGGCGATGAGACAATCCATGTCTGGGGGAAAGAGAGTATTGAAGAGCAAATCAACGAAGTAACCTTTGATTTATCTCCTAGAGCTTTTTTCCAGCTAAATCCAGAACAAACAGAAGTATTATATAGTGAAGCTGTAAAGGCTTTAGATTTACAACAAAATGAAACCGTTGTTGATGCCTATTGCGGGGTTGGAACAATTGGTTTAAGTATCGCTAAACAAGCCAAAGAAGTTCGTGGAATGGATATTATTCCAGCGGCGATCGAAGATGCTAAGTTGAATGCTGAACGCTTAGGCGTTACGAATACCCATTATGAGGTTGGAACAGCTGAAGAATTGCTCCCTAAATGGCTTCAGAGCGGTTTTAAACCTGATGCAATCATCGTTGACCCTCCTAGAACCGGATTGGATCAAAAATTACTAAAAGCTATTTTAAAGCAGCCTCCTAAAAAGATGGTCTATATTTCTTGTAATGTCTCAACACTTGCAAAAGATTTAGTTGATTTGGCTAAAGTCTTTGACGTGAAGTATTTACAATCAGTTGATATGTTTCCACAAACAGCGCGATGTGAAGTCGTCGTGAAATTAACTAAGAGATAA
- a CDS encoding GlsB/YeaQ/YmgE family stress response membrane protein — translation MHWLWVLIVGGVIGAIAGAITSKGKSMGWIFNIIAGLVGSSIGQALLGSWGPQVAGMALFPSIIGAVILVAVVSFFVGKN, via the coding sequence ATGCATTGGTTATGGGTTTTAATCGTAGGTGGCGTTATCGGAGCAATTGCTGGAGCGATCACAAGTAAAGGTAAATCAATGGGTTGGATCTTCAATATTATTGCAGGTCTTGTAGGTTCATCGATTGGTCAAGCACTTCTAGGAAGTTGGGGACCTCAAGTTGCCGGTATGGCATTGTTTCCGTCAATTATTGGTGCTGTGATTTTAGTTGCAGTAGTATCATTTTTTGTAGGTAAAAACTAA
- the rplL gene encoding 50S ribosomal protein L7/L12 has protein sequence MALNIENIVAELEGATILELNDLVKAIEEKFDVSAAAPVAAAAGPAAAGEEQTEFTVELTSAGDQKVKVIKAVREATGLGLKEAKAVVDGAPAPIKEGVSKDEAEALKAALEEVGASITVK, from the coding sequence ATGGCATTGAACATTGAAAACATTGTTGCAGAATTAGAAGGCGCAACTATTTTAGAATTAAACGACTTAGTAAAAGCTATTGAAGAAAAATTTGACGTATCTGCAGCAGCTCCTGTAGCAGCAGCAGCAGGACCAGCAGCAGCTGGCGAAGAACAAACTGAATTCACTGTAGAATTAACTTCTGCAGGCGATCAAAAAGTTAAAGTAATCAAAGCAGTTCGTGAAGCAACTGGTCTTGGCTTGAAAGAAGCTAAAGCAGTAGTTGATGGCGCTCCTGCACCAATCAAAGAAGGCGTTTCTAAAGATGAAGCAGAAGCTTTAAAAGCTGCTTTAGAAGAAGTTGGCGCTTCAATCACAGTAAAATAA
- the rplJ gene encoding 50S ribosomal protein L10 has translation MSEAAIAKKETLVEEATAKFQAAASVVIVDYRGLTVEEVTNLRKQLRDANVEMKVIKNSILSRAAKKAGLEGLDEVFTGPTAVAFSNDDVVAPAKIIDEFASTAKALEIKGGVIEGKVSSVEEMTSLAKLPSRDGLLSMLLSVLQAPVRQVAYAVKAVAEKEEEVA, from the coding sequence ATGAGTGAAGCAGCAATCGCTAAAAAAGAAACCCTAGTCGAAGAAGCAACAGCTAAGTTCCAAGCAGCAGCTTCTGTAGTCATCGTTGACTACCGTGGTTTAACTGTTGAGGAAGTGACTAACTTACGTAAACAATTGCGTGATGCAAATGTTGAAATGAAAGTTATCAAAAACTCTATCCTTTCACGTGCAGCCAAAAAAGCTGGACTAGAAGGCTTGGACGAAGTATTTACAGGACCTACAGCAGTCGCTTTCAGTAACGACGATGTAGTAGCACCTGCTAAAATCATCGACGAATTCGCAAGTACTGCCAAAGCATTGGAAATTAAAGGTGGCGTTATTGAAGGTAAAGTATCTTCAGTAGAAGAAATGACATCTTTAGCAAAACTTCCAAGTCGCGATGGACTACTTTCTATGCTATTATCTGTATTACAAGCGCCAGTCAGACAAGTGGCTTACGCTGTCAAAGCAGTGGCAGAAAAAGAAGAAGAAGTTGCATAA
- the rplA gene encoding 50S ribosomal protein L1 — MAKKSKKMQDALKKVEATKVYPVAEAIALAKDTNIAKFDATVEVAYRLNVDPKKADQQIRGAVVLPNGTGKTQSVLVFAKGEKAKEAEAAGADYVGDADMVQKIQGGWFGFDVVVATPDMMAEVGKLGRVLGPKGLMPNPKTGTVTMDVTKAVNEVKAGKVTYRVDKAGNIHVPIGKVSFDNEKLLENFNTINDVLLKAKPSAAKGQYIKNISVTTTFGPGIHVDQASF, encoded by the coding sequence ATGGCTAAAAAAAGCAAAAAAATGCAAGATGCATTAAAAAAAGTTGAAGCAACAAAAGTTTACCCTGTAGCAGAAGCAATCGCTTTGGCTAAAGATACAAATATTGCAAAATTCGACGCAACTGTTGAAGTTGCTTACCGTTTAAATGTAGACCCTAAAAAAGCGGACCAACAAATCCGTGGTGCAGTAGTATTACCTAACGGAACTGGTAAAACACAAAGCGTTTTAGTTTTTGCTAAAGGCGAAAAAGCGAAAGAAGCTGAAGCAGCTGGTGCTGATTACGTAGGTGACGCTGATATGGTTCAAAAAATCCAAGGTGGATGGTTTGGATTTGACGTAGTTGTAGCAACTCCAGACATGATGGCTGAAGTTGGTAAATTAGGTCGTGTCTTAGGTCCTAAAGGCCTTATGCCTAACCCTAAAACTGGTACTGTAACAATGGACGTAACAAAAGCTGTTAACGAAGTAAAAGCTGGTAAAGTAACTTACCGTGTTGACAAAGCTGGAAACATCCACGTGCCAATTGGTAAAGTTTCATTTGATAATGAAAAATTACTAGAAAACTTCAATACAATCAACGATGTATTGTTGAAAGCTAAACCATCAGCAGCTAAAGGTCAATATATCAAGAACATTTCAGTAACAACTACATTTGGACCTGGAATCCACGTTGACCAAGCTTCATTTTAA
- the rplK gene encoding 50S ribosomal protein L11, with translation MAKKVEKLVKLQIPAGKATPAPPVGPALGQAGINIMGFTKEFNARTADQAGLIIPVVISVYEDRSFTFITKTPPAAVLLKKAAKIEKGSGEPNKNKVANVSKEQVKEIAELKMADLNAADVEAAMRMVEGTARSMGITVG, from the coding sequence GTGGCAAAAAAAGTAGAAAAATTAGTTAAATTGCAAATTCCTGCAGGTAAAGCAACACCAGCTCCGCCAGTAGGTCCAGCACTAGGTCAAGCGGGTATCAACATTATGGGATTCACTAAAGAATTCAACGCTCGTACAGCTGATCAAGCTGGTTTGATTATTCCAGTAGTAATTTCTGTATATGAAGACCGTTCATTTACATTTATTACGAAAACACCACCAGCTGCAGTATTACTTAAAAAAGCTGCAAAAATCGAAAAAGGTTCTGGTGAGCCAAACAAAAATAAAGTAGCGAATGTTTCTAAAGAACAAGTGAAAGAAATCGCTGAACTTAAAATGGCAGACCTAAACGCAGCAGACGTTGAAGCGGCTATGCGCATGGTTGAAGGAACTGCAAGAAGCATGGGAATCACTGTAGGATAA
- the sdaAB gene encoding L-serine ammonia-lyase, iron-sulfur-dependent subunit beta, whose product MENLRYKSVFDIIGPVMIGPSSSHTAGAARIGKIVRSIFGEQPDTVDIYLYESFAKTYRGHGTDIALVGGLLDMEPDDERLADSLKIAHEQNMEVLFVPLKEKAEHPNSVKLLVSKGDRKLSVTGISIGGGNIQISELNGFKISLTMGTPTFIIVHQDVPGMIAKVTNLLSDTNINIGTMTVTRESKGEKAIMIIEIDHADIGDITMKLVQIPHIYSVNYFD is encoded by the coding sequence ATGGAAAATTTACGTTATAAAAGTGTTTTTGACATCATTGGTCCGGTAATGATTGGTCCAAGTAGTTCGCATACTGCTGGCGCTGCTCGTATTGGTAAAATCGTCCGTAGTATTTTTGGTGAACAACCAGATACTGTTGATATCTATTTATATGAGTCTTTTGCTAAAACGTATCGTGGTCATGGAACAGACATTGCCTTGGTTGGCGGTTTATTAGATATGGAACCAGATGACGAACGGCTTGCTGATTCGTTAAAGATTGCTCATGAACAAAATATGGAGGTTCTATTTGTTCCGCTTAAAGAAAAAGCTGAACACCCAAATTCAGTCAAATTACTTGTTTCTAAAGGAGATCGAAAACTTTCAGTTACAGGAATATCGATTGGCGGCGGTAATATTCAAATCTCAGAACTGAACGGTTTTAAAATTTCTCTGACGATGGGGACACCCACATTTATTATCGTACATCAGGATGTACCAGGAATGATCGCTAAAGTTACCAATCTGTTATCTGATACAAACATCAATATTGGCACGATGACTGTAACACGGGAATCAAAAGGTGAAAAAGCGATCATGATCATCGAAATCGACCATGCTGATATTGGTGATATTACAATGAAATTAGTCCAAATCCCTCATATTTATAGTGTAAATTATTTTGATTAA
- the sdaAA gene encoding L-serine ammonia-lyase, iron-sulfur-dependent, subunit alpha — translation MFLSIEELVQQAADFPSVAELMIATEIENHGHSRERIIETMERNLAVMKQSIEEGVDGVTSVTGITGGDATRLDEYIKNGNFLSGETILTAVRNAVAVNEVNANMGLICATPTAGSAGVVPGVLMAAIEKLQLTHEQQLDFLFTAGAFGLVIANNSSISGAEGGCQAEVGSASAMASAALVCAAGGSADQAAQAIAITLKNMMGLICDPVAGLVEVPCVKRNALGSSQAFISADMALAGIRSVIPPDEVVAAMYQVGRQMPQIFKETAEGGLAVTPTAQRLAKEILENQTENPTK, via the coding sequence ATGTTTCTATCTATAGAAGAATTAGTGCAACAAGCCGCAGATTTTCCATCAGTTGCTGAATTAATGATCGCAACTGAGATAGAAAATCACGGTCATAGCCGCGAACGGATCATCGAAACAATGGAACGTAATCTTGCGGTCATGAAGCAATCGATCGAAGAAGGTGTCGATGGTGTGACCTCTGTCACAGGAATTACTGGCGGTGATGCTACTCGACTAGATGAATATATTAAAAATGGAAACTTTTTAAGTGGAGAAACAATTTTAACAGCGGTTAGAAATGCAGTGGCCGTCAATGAAGTCAATGCCAATATGGGCTTGATCTGTGCAACGCCGACTGCTGGAAGTGCTGGTGTAGTGCCAGGTGTTTTGATGGCAGCAATTGAAAAATTACAGCTCACACATGAACAGCAATTAGATTTTCTTTTTACTGCTGGTGCTTTTGGACTAGTGATTGCCAACAACTCATCGATCAGCGGTGCTGAAGGCGGTTGTCAGGCAGAAGTTGGTTCTGCTAGTGCGATGGCGAGTGCCGCTTTAGTTTGTGCTGCTGGTGGCTCAGCTGATCAAGCCGCACAAGCGATTGCAATTACTTTAAAAAATATGATGGGATTGATTTGTGATCCTGTAGCGGGTCTAGTGGAAGTCCCTTGTGTAAAACGTAATGCATTGGGCTCTTCGCAAGCTTTTATTTCAGCTGATATGGCTTTAGCCGGTATTCGTAGTGTGATTCCACCAGATGAAGTCGTGGCTGCAATGTATCAAGTTGGTCGTCAAATGCCGCAAATCTTTAAAGAAACGGCTGAGGGTGGTTTGGCTGTTACACCGACTGCGCAACGATTGGCAAAGGAAATTTTAGAAAATCAAACAGAAAACCCAACTAAATAA